A region of Dermabacter vaginalis DNA encodes the following proteins:
- the typA gene encoding translational GTPase TypA, protein MTIQHRSDLRNVAIVAHVDHGKTTLVDAMLRQGGAFGERDKVDERAMDSGDLEREKGITILAKNTAIHYSGPTAAEIGHPEGITINVIDTPGHADFGGEVERGLSMVDGVVLLVDASEGPLPQTRFVLRKALAASLPVIIVVNKVDRPDARIDAVVNETTDLLLGLAEDLSQENTEIDFDALLDVPVIYASGKAGRASANKPADGELPDSETVEPLFKTILESIPAPEYDDDMPLQAHVTNLDASPFLGRLALLRIENGELKKGQQVAWATRHGDIKSVKVTELLETKGLTREQMTRTARPGDIVAVAGIPDIMIGETLTDLNDPRPLPLITVDDPAISMTIGINTSPIAGKVKGHKLTARQVKDRLDAELVGNVSLKVLPTDRPDAWEVQGRGELALAILVEQMRREGFELTVGKPQVLTREIDGVKCEPIERMTIDVPEEYLGTITQLMASRKGRMETMNNHGSGWVRMEFLVPARGLIGFRSRFLTETRGTGIASSLAEGFEPWMGPIEFRNTGSLVADRAGAVTPYAMINLQERGSFFVEPTSEVYQGQVVGENSRNEDMDVNITKEKKLTNMRSATADAFENLIPPRKLTLEESLEFAAEDECVEVTPEIVRIRKVVLDPTERARARARARNS, encoded by the coding sequence ATGACCATTCAGCACCGCTCCGATCTTCGAAACGTCGCGATCGTCGCCCACGTCGATCACGGCAAGACGACCCTCGTGGACGCCATGCTTCGCCAGGGCGGCGCGTTCGGTGAGCGCGACAAAGTCGACGAGCGTGCGATGGACTCCGGTGATCTCGAGCGCGAAAAGGGCATCACGATCCTCGCGAAGAACACCGCGATCCACTACTCGGGGCCGACGGCAGCCGAGATCGGGCACCCCGAGGGCATTACGATCAACGTGATCGACACCCCGGGCCACGCCGATTTCGGCGGCGAGGTCGAGCGCGGTCTTTCTATGGTCGACGGCGTCGTTCTCCTCGTCGACGCCTCCGAGGGACCGCTCCCGCAGACCCGATTCGTTCTGCGCAAGGCCCTTGCCGCGAGCCTTCCCGTGATCATCGTCGTGAACAAGGTTGACCGTCCCGACGCCCGCATCGACGCGGTCGTCAACGAAACAACGGATCTTCTTCTCGGCCTCGCTGAGGACCTCTCGCAAGAGAACACCGAGATCGACTTCGACGCGCTGCTCGACGTCCCCGTGATCTACGCCTCCGGCAAAGCTGGGCGTGCGAGCGCGAACAAGCCCGCCGACGGCGAGCTTCCCGATTCCGAGACGGTCGAACCGCTCTTCAAGACGATTCTCGAATCGATCCCCGCTCCCGAGTATGACGACGACATGCCGCTGCAGGCACACGTCACGAACCTCGATGCTTCGCCGTTCCTCGGCCGCCTCGCGCTCTTGCGCATCGAGAACGGCGAGCTCAAGAAAGGCCAGCAGGTCGCGTGGGCGACCCGCCACGGCGATATCAAGAGCGTGAAGGTCACCGAACTCCTCGAAACGAAGGGGCTCACACGCGAGCAGATGACGCGCACGGCGCGCCCCGGCGACATCGTGGCCGTTGCGGGTATCCCCGACATCATGATCGGCGAAACCCTCACCGACCTCAACGATCCGCGTCCGCTCCCACTCATCACCGTGGACGACCCCGCGATCTCGATGACGATCGGCATCAACACCTCGCCGATCGCCGGCAAGGTCAAGGGTCACAAGCTCACCGCCCGCCAGGTCAAGGACCGCCTCGATGCCGAACTCGTCGGCAATGTGTCCCTCAAGGTTCTGCCCACCGATCGCCCAGACGCATGGGAGGTTCAGGGCCGCGGCGAGCTCGCTCTCGCGATTCTCGTTGAACAGATGCGCCGCGAAGGCTTCGAACTGACCGTGGGCAAGCCGCAGGTGCTGACCCGCGAGATCGACGGCGTGAAGTGCGAGCCGATCGAGCGCATGACGATCGACGTTCCCGAGGAATACCTCGGGACAATCACGCAGCTCATGGCGTCGCGCAAGGGCCGTATGGAAACGATGAACAACCACGGTTCAGGCTGGGTGCGCATGGAATTCCTCGTTCCCGCGCGCGGCCTCATTGGTTTCCGCTCGCGCTTCTTGACCGAGACGCGCGGAACGGGCATCGCCTCGTCGCTCGCCGAGGGCTTCGAGCCCTGGATGGGCCCCATCGAATTCCGCAACACGGGCTCGCTGGTTGCCGACCGTGCGGGCGCCGTGACCCCCTACGCGATGATCAACCTCCAAGAGCGCGGCTCGTTCTTCGTTGAACCCACTTCCGAGGTGTACCAGGGCCAGGTCGTTGGTGAAAACTCCCGCAACGAAGACATGGACGTGAACATCACGAAGGAAAAGAAGCTCACGAACATGCGCTCGGCAACCGCTGACGCGTTCGAGAACCTCATTCCGCCGCGCAAGCTCACACTCGAAGAGTCACTCGAATTCGCCGCCGAGGACGAATGCGTCGAGGTGACCCCCGAGATCGTGCGCATCCGCAAGGTCGTTCTCGACCCGACCGAGCGCGCTCGTGCGCGCGCCCGCGCCCGCAACTCCTGA